aaagaattataacttttttatatgatgaagggaaaggtcgtcacggtggaaaatttttagcggattcaatgtctactattatgagattttttaacatttatagaaaaatactttgtattgctttagataatgcttctaataatacaaaggcgattggtcttttaaaaagggaattaaaccctccgctaaaaaatatttttcatgtgagatgtagttgtcacattttaaacttaattgttaaagatagtcttgtgtgttttgacgattctattcaaaaagttagagaggcggttgtgtttcttttttgtaatggtAATAGGGGAAGaatgagagattttaagaattattatgtgaaaaataaccttagacctaggaaaattcaagtagaaattgagactaggtggaactacacttacattatcctacaacaagcatatgagtataggattcccatacaacaagttcacaacaaatataatattaataatgatgattgcttaaattttacgcattgagaagatgttaaggaatgtgttgaactcttagaatttttttataatgcaactcttgcttttaaatcaattctatcccacggtaaccagaattttagcctacttagcggaaatagctagaggtttacaagagtataaatatagaCCCggacccggttatcaagcggctatttttgatatgacaacaaaatttaagaagtatttttttcccatcccaactttatttatattgggttctcttttaaatccttgtttaaaagtatcttatactaaagcattggttaatcaaatttatacatttttagaaattgaagagggagttgaaccatctttagctgaagccgacctcgctattgatgccgagtttagaaaagtttttagtcattattctaatttgaaagaacatgctacacccgttgctccacgccctactacttctcaaagtagcaagaagggcttgtcgggtttgtcgcatttaaaagttttacattcacatccaactccttcttgtaatgcaaactttgatgaatatcacttttatttgatgcagccaaatgtggatatcaaggaactagatgatttggacgtcttagcatggtggaagaaatacaaggcaagtcatctgaTACTcccaagaatggctcgagatatccttacggttcaagtatcaaccgtggcttcggagagtgcatttagccaaggaagacaacaaattggagaccatagacactcattatccggatttagcttgcaagtactagtgtgcattcgcgattggattagataggagcgacgcaaccaaaacttagaagcgatGGAAGGCAAAGatgaagagattgaagatttgatagcaagtagagcggaccaaatggaagactttgaagatatctccatgaccgaatatgatatgagggaaattaaccaaatgattgagaattggtgattttattattctactatttctttgcaactcatgtattatttgcaagttaaaaaaaaactacaacttgcaaataaatgttatccaagaatgaataaaatatatggctcattgagctttcttctatttacttgtgttcatatttttacttatattaagttaggaatatacttaaaatatactaagaatatacttataatatacatctacttaaattaaaaactagaaagttatatacttgaaaaataactaaaatatactaagaatatacttataatataaatatacttaatttataaaatacgaatttataaacttagaaaaacaTTAAGCTATAAATagcttaagttataatatataagtatatatagtatacatataacttatatatatatataacgtcaccccatatattaaaaaaaaaacgtgcaccccatatattaaaaaatcaaacaatattcatgtaattcccaaagtatcctcatcaagtcaataatagtggatcattgccacatgcatattaacccattagtgggagcaaatgaaattattgcaagcAAAAAACATgaacctcatattattacttttcttcaaaatatttaattgttgtatttgttattccgccatgtcatttatttgttacgtttactaaaataaatatacttaaaatttatatatttaaaaaataagatacaatttaattacttttttatttttattcttactctaataaatgtgaaaagagattaatatcaaatgaagatcaaataatgaataaagtaaattagtcaaattataattctaattcacgtttccttaaaaaatcatgcaaaagacaacatgacaagtaaaatgagctaaaccgagaatagttaccaaaaattaaaaaataacatttcttcgtttaaatagaaaatcaatttctacttggtttcgttttaaacatgtaaaattaatttaataatttgaattagaattatccaaattaaaatttgataacAAATAATGAGTATTTTACacatttaaattaatcgaattaaaattgaaagtatcaactgatgcttaaatattgctattattttatctcaaagagagaaaaatagttttcttttaaacgattcttctcttttaaaaagtattaataaattttcgtagcaaacatgaatataataaagttttagatacggaacacaaactacaatgttatattaatcgtattttgaacgcagtgtgtgtatatatatatatatatatatatatatatatatatatatatatatatatatatatacatatattatcactatctaaacacaactacatatacatatacatagatacactataatccgaagtgttgggcccgtggcCATCTAGTATTTAAAATAATGATCAACTACGAAAAAAATACACAGTCATTTAAATTcgtttatgatgtttctatgtatgtgtatttgaACCAGTGATGCATATGTTTGCATGTTTTTGTGTATTTGAACCAATGAGGACGTATTTTTTTGTATGTATTTGAATTAGTGATGAACTGCGAATCAAATACACAGTCATTTAAATTCATTTATGAATGTATTTCTATATTTGAATTTTTCAATAAAAACTTAAATACAATTGTTTTCTAAGTGTTTTGAAGTTACAAATCATGTATTTTTCGAATTACTGGTTGAATGATCGTAGTCTCTGTTTTTGTGCTTCCTTCTATTATTAAtgtttttgaattttgaatttagtTACAAAAAGAagggaagagagaaagaaaatccTGGTTGGAAAAAGAAATGGAAGCTAAAATTATGGAACAAAATTTACCTTACCAAAAGAAGGGAAGAGAgaaagatattaaaaaaaaaatcattctgTCTATTAATAAACACCACCGTTAATGCCTAAATTTAAGGGATCTGGTTATTATTTACAGATTAGTTATGTATTTGAAGACCTTCAAATACACGCGTCCAAATACATAAACTAACGAAATGGTAGCTACATATCGTAATATTGAAAAGGGTAGCTACTAATAGTAAGAACCTATAATAAGGTAATTATTTCTGTAAATTTACCATAAAGAATGGAATAATTACTTGATTACCTTACCAAAAGCAGGGAAGAGAgaaagatattaaaaaaaaatatatattctgTCTATTAATAAACACCACCGTTAATGCCTAAATTTAAGGGATGTGGTTATTATTTACAGATTAGTTATGTATTTGAAGACCTTCAAATACACGCGTCCAAATACATAAACTAATGAAATGGTAGCTACATATCGTAATATTGAAATAGATAGCTACTAATAGTAAGAACCTATATAAGATAGTTATTTCTGTAAGTTTACCATAAAGAATTGACTTGTTCGAATCTTCCTTAGTTTCCAAGAAACAACTTATCCGACGTTTACACTGAACCAcgttaattaatcataattaagtaATATATTAAGGTAAAATAAACATCAATTAACCACAAGTGATGAACGTGTATGTAAACGGCATGACATTTATAAACACCAAGGGTCCAAGGGTGAGTAAGACCAACAAAGTAGGTAAACCTAGAGCAAAGCTTAAGACCAACAAAGTAGGTAAACCTAGAGCAAAGCTTCACTTTAATGAGTAGATCTGATTCCATTGAGTTCCTTTTGCTAAGCCAAAATCAATTTTTGTACATTATGAGTAAAACGGTTAAGCCAAAATAGCTGATCAAACAAGCcagaaatttgaaaaatatcaaAATAGGCTCCTTGTCGCCAGCAAATACAACATCACAGCCAATCAGCGGTCCTACACTTCGGTATTGCATCACACTACAATTACTGAAAGGGATGCCACATTTATGATTAGCAATGTCGGACAAAGATACTGTAAAAATGTTAGTTTACAATCAGTTCTTTCACTTGTTTTGTTGGCTCAGTAACTCAATGAAGAAATAGGTATTGAAAAGACAAGAAAACAGCTGTACTTGATGAACATAGAGGTTGATTTCATAAATGATAACCCTGGTGAACCACTGTAAGTACCTGCACAAGCTCCAAAAGAGCAGTAGTTGTCTGCTACTGGCTGTGTCTAGCCTTTCTCAAAGTCTTAATCAAACCCTTTGCAATTTTCCAAAACCAGACGGTATTCAGCAGTGCCAAAACAGGAGGTACAGTTAACAAGCTATAGAAGCCCAGTGGATAAACTTTCTTTATCTGAACAACAATTGAAACAGTGTCAGAATGGAGAGGGGATGGAGGAAACAATTATGTTATTTCCGAAAGTCTTATCAAGTAGTGGCCGTTGATACAACTACCATAAGTACAAACAATATAACAACACATCAAGCAAATCCCATGGACATATAATGCCATACCCGACAATCAATTGCATGTTATTCTGTTCAGATATGAGATAACTACGAAGTTTAAGATTTCCCACTCTCATCAATTAAATAGGCTAGCCCCAGGGCTTTGCTCTAGTAGTAAGAGCGCAGTGTGTAATGGGTGGGTTACGCACGCATCACGGTTCGAACACTGCCCTAGACAAAAGCCTAGTAGttaagtggagaaaggtagaGGAGCAGGCCCATTATTCACTGAGTTCAGCACTGTTTGCCACGATCCTCAGAGATTTCagagttattaaaaaaaaaaaggctaatcAATAAGAGAAATTCCAAATACACGTCTGCCTTGTTCAGACACTTGGATCATGCAGAAGGAACCAAAATTTTGACCTAGCTACGCAATAAATTAAGACCTAGAGTTTACTGTAAATCCATGTATAGTATAACATACTTGAAAAGTTCTGCACAGCTTCAAAATCTCATAAGTATTTTAAGTTGAAGAGGAATTAGGCCTTAAAACAGTTTAGATCCAATACATTGTGCAAATAGGTACTCACCTGATCAAAATGGCTAAACATGTGATAGAAAAGGAAGAGAAACAAAAAAATCCTTGCAACCTGAAAGAATCACATCAAAAACCTTGgttataaacaacaacaacatacccagtataatcccacaaatggggtctgggaagggtagtgtatacgcagaccttatagttaacaatttaTTAGCATCCGAAGTCTCTTGGCGGAAAAAGTTAACaatcaaaagcataaaaagaacaCGTCAAATGAaaataagaataataacattTCAAGATTTTGCTTTCTCGAACATACAACTAACTTgacttttccttcaattttcaTGAATTACTTGGGGAAAGAGTCAAAACTCTTGACTAAAAGATTCATGATGCTATTAAGCTAAACCTCAAAACAAATGTTTATAACTATTGCAAGTTTGTAATATTGCTTAAAACCCAGGCAATCTCTTGTGCTTTCTTGAAATGAGGATATTTTGATATATTGGTCAGTGGTCACAAATATAATATTTTGGGATCTCCAACAATGAGAATTACTGTATTATTGTTTCAAAAAGGATAATCATATCAAGTAAACAAGGCTGAATACATATACGGCCCCTCAAACTTGTCCGGTTTTTTCATTTAGACGCGTGAACTAAAGGTTATACCTATTAAGGACCTGAACCCAAGTCAAACTGTGCCTGTCAGACACCTCACAAACAATCTTCCACAAAAACAAAGTGCGTGACTTTCAAACGCTATGACCAGGGGGGAAAAAAGCGAATCAAGAGGTGAcatgtggaaaaaaaaaaggaaaaaaaaagaacctCTCTGCAGCTCCTCTTTACATTCGTGATTCGTCTACCGCTCATATCAGTCGCAGCTGCTACCAATTTCTTATGTGATCGATAATTACACTCCTTCCTCCTAATCATTATCAGCACCAAACTAACAAACTTAACATTCAAGAGTGGCACCCTGTTGAACTTTTACGGATTTAAATTTTCTTTCATCCTTTTCAGTGTCCTAACAAATAACTTAAATGAGTTTGAAAACTAATTGAATCTGGAAAAAGAAAGGCTAATTTGGAAGAGCATATCAGTCCTCCTTTTAATATAAACCAGCGAATACTTATATGgatgttaaaaaaataatttaaaaataatgTTTCAACTTGGGATGGGTTTGAATGAAAGAGGAGAAAAGTGGGTTTAGGAAGAAGAATGATTCTATTTGTCCGGTAGGgacttagtagctcagttggttggctacctgaactttcaccttgttggtgagggttcgaatccccacattgtaatcccctcccccatttcctcctcccctaccccctatgtaataaaaaaacaattgggatctagtagctcagttggttgactaccttaactttcaccttgttggtgagggttcgaatccccacattgtaatcccctcccccatttccccctcccctaccccctatgtaataaaaaaacattttttttaaaaaagattctATTTGTCCGAAATGGAAGAGAATGGTCCAAATATGAATGTCATTTTTAAAATAAGAGAAAGACGGTGGCcggaaaattatttttctggaGAAGTTTCATATTATGCAGTAAATGGTTTTCTGGTACGCGCTCAATGTCGGGTAGATGACATGCTTTTTGCCATGTCAGAGTCTTGTGTCTAACAGACACACTTTAGCTTGAGAGTTTAGGTGTTTATACGTAGAACTCTTAGTTTAGGTGTCTTAAAGAGAAAGTAGGGCAAGTTTTGAGGGGGTGTCTATGTATTCAGCCAACAAACAAATTGTTTAACCAACATCCTTGTAACATAACCTGCTAAGCCACAAACCCCTTTCAGCAACATAGCCACATAACAACTACCAGTTGTTTCACTTGAACGGAACATAATAGAAGCAAACTTTCGAGATAGGTGATACAACGAACTTGGATTCAGGGTTAGCTGTTATTGTTACACTACATTGCATTGGTGTTAGCACAAAGCCATTTCTGGTGAGATTAGACAACCTATTATTTTAGAGAACCCTATTTCACACTTCTCGAGGACAAATCAGAAGTATCTTGTGCCTAAAATGCTTTCATCAAAGAAGAAAAGCAATTTGCAAATTTATGACAAAAGAGGTCATTAGTTTAAATAGACCATTCTTGCCAAATTAATTTTTCCAAAATCGATAGCCACCCAAGTAGGTTTAGCTTCATATACGAGGCATGCCATATCCGCATAATTGCAACAACAAAGACAGAAGGAAATATATTCTCGTAGACCATACCAGCCACCCAAGAAATAAAGCTACTCCATTGCAGACATAAAGCTTAGAGTTCTTTTGAGCAGCAACATCCAGGTACCTGCACATATGCTAATGGCAGTCACTAATGTAGAATGTGAGGTTTGGAGGACAAGGAATAGCAGATGCTGATTGCTCTTACCATCTCAAATTAACAAAGGGAGTAGTACTCTCGGTAAAGAGtaccataaatatatatatctgtgCTTGACCACTTAAAAGGGATTGAACAATTGCAAACATTGAGAGTCCATGATGAAAGACCTGGATGAGAAATGAAGATTCAAAGGCAAAGTACAATCTTAAACATCAACGCCACAAAAGTTTCAACTAGATATACAATCAGACCCTATGAAGAGTAAGAGAAAGTTATTCATCAACCTTTAACAAGGGCTCATTGTTGGAGTTGGGCAGGATAAAGTAGAAAGGAGTAGACCCTATTACGCATTGATTAAAAGCCCAGTCACTCCAATTTATGCAATTGATGATATAATTATATAAGAAAATACCCCATACTTACATACTCCATTCCACCCAAGGCTGGGAAGTAATACAAAATCATTGCCAAGTCTGCCAGAAAGTAGCCGGTGGAGATCTGCATCACCATACAGATAGAATAGAGCTGAGAATAGATTATACATCCAGCATAATGTCAACACAAAAGGCTAGAGTTGAATTAGATGAAGGAACAAGGAATTTGTTCACAAAGCAAGACCAAGACAACATTATTATGTTTAGATCCTTCAGATGAAGTGATAGCAGAGTAGCCAGGGGGAAGTAAAGCCGTGATTGTGTTACTACCCTGGGAAACTGAAAACATAATGATGCATGAAAACAATAAGGGTATGAATTAAGCATTTTGCTCAAAACAGTCAAACTCCTTTTGTCAAACATACTTCACAATGTGGATAAAACATTTGCTCAGCtaaattaatttttataaaatgtCAAatctagctaactgatgaattggAGAAAAATTGGCAACCATTTATAACTGTAATCTAAAAGGAAGTCAGTTTGGCATTAATACCCCGAGTATGGTGTCTGAAAAAGCCGAGGTTCTATTGATCATTAACTCATCCTGAGCACCATCAAGGAAAAGATCTGATTCAAGCAAGAGATATATAGAAGCAGCTGCTACAAGGAGTGCATGGAAAGTGGAAAATCCTCTGAACAAACGAAAGATTCCTCAGTAAGACGCTGACACCATCCAAGCTATATCACTaaaaatagaaaaacaaaaaTTTACATGAATGTTAAGATTACTACCTGTTGTTCCATTCAAGTTTCTTTTGGTCGTCAAGTTTAAAATATCCCGTGAAGAACAAAGGACTTATAGCACCTGTTAATTGATAAACCTTCAACCAAAGAATATAACATCTTCAAAAGTAAGACGAAGCTgttcaaaaaatataaaataataactGTTCAAAAGTAAGACGAAGAACAATAAGACACACTATTTTTTCCCCTAGAACTAGAGAAGAGAGAGCGAAAAAGGGCATACAAGTCCTAACTCTTGCCAGAGCTAAAGATTGTATTTTagaacctcttttttttttttaattaataagcAAGAAGAAGTATTATCCATGTAATAAGTAGAGAGTAATACAATTTGGTTATACTTATAGGGAACTCATAAAATCCAGATGAGTTATATATGCTTGTTTGCACGGAATACAAGGAAATAGGCCTCAATGTATTGTTTGCAAGATGATAATATGCTCTTTTCTTTAAAGTCAAAACAAAACAAAGCCTAAGCACAGAGAAAATAACATCCCACTTAAGTAGTTCAACATCAAGCAATCCATATTTACACTTGAAAAGGGTCTAGAATCTCAGAAGGAGCAAAAATATGTGATCAAGAATTTAGAGACGTACACACAATAAGAGCAAGACCAAATATAAGAGAGGAAAAAGAACTCACAATTTTACACATGATGATACCAGCAAAGGCAGAAAGTAACCAGTGTAATTCTTTACTTGGGGTAGCATGACCCGCTATGCTAATCAATCCAAGACCCAACATATTGCTACAAATGGAAAGCCGCCAAATCATAAAAACACGAAAGAAAAAGATTCAAAAAGGAAATGCATAAATAAGGAAGATCGTAAAACCTGAAATCTGTGTTTATTAGTATGAGGTAAAATGGTTAAACCCCTTTACAAGATAACCAACCGAGACAGAACAAGAATGTTCAAACAAGTCAGAGAATTGACCACATCCTTGACAAATGATGCCTACTGCTACTAGTAGCTTACAACAATTAATGAGGGGGAAATATAACAGTAACAAATTGGTGTGAAATTTAATGAGGGGTTGGGGGTGGAGGACCATGACCAAAATTGGATTCTCTTCGTCATACTTGGCTCACACTGGCGCGTGGCGTGGAAAGTGTTTTAAAGAAAAGAAATGGGCCCCACGTTTTATTGAAATTTTTACAAGGTGCAGCATATTTACAGGGCGGTTTGGTAGGTAGCTAAAATTATCCCGAGATTATAATTCTGGGATTAATTTATCCCAACCTTAGTGGTATAAGGTGGATATCTCACTCTTGGGATTATGCTTCATTTTGTACcgtgtttggtagaaggtataaatttatcctatcccagaataaatttatacctcctaccaaacatggtataaaaaattAGTACTGAcgtatcccagcttataccatgcaccaaacgaccccataGAGTCTAGTAACACAAATGACACAAGTTTTGCATTTTTTCATAAATAAcatattttataacaattttagcATAGTATAAATTTCGGCATTGATTGATAAATTAATGAGATCCCACCAAatcttggatttcatattttgtTCCTTTTTTCAACTTACACTAATTCTTTTTGTATGTTTGTTTTAAGAATAATTgattttaattaaataattaattaatcttAAGTAGATATACTATTGATTTATTTGTTGACTTAAAAGCTAATAAATATTATACTATGCTTAATATATATTGCTATTATGCCATTTACATTTGTAGTATATTATTTCAAGTATAGGTTTATCCATAAACTATCGACCTAAAAACACATAAGCATCATCATCAAATTTATAATATGGTTAAAATAATGTGTATactgttggaaatcttacggaaaataatCGATCACGAACACTGTAGGGAATTCTtgaaagcttgaggcatgtcacTTAAAACACTGTTCTTAAGGACATTTCACCTGGTATAGATGTATCCCCCAAGATTCAAGATAATAATGAGTCGAAAGATTTGTATTCAAGGAATAATAAAGGGTCTGATATAAAGAGTATTAAAGGTGATTAATATCTATTAGTCGTGGATAGTGAAAAAGAATGTGTTATAATATACTTTTTGAGATATAACATTATTTTTTCTGAACAATCCCCCACATATCTTGAAAAGAATATTTAGGAATAGATCGAAGTAAGAAGTTTTGTTGGGTTTCTACATATGAATATAATGCTCGAATTTGGTGTCGCTTAGACTATGAACCAGTCCTGGATAAAATAAAACTAAACTAACGGAACAATTGGTGAAGTTTAGAATTTCTATGCACCAAAAAACCTTTTATAAGTCTAGGATTTTATTCTATCACATTATACTCGcacaatctttgtcgttatcTAGGTTTTGCGCTAAGAGGCTATGTGTGTGTCGTGGTtttcatgagtgctctagaaatccgtcacaatttcataggagcggtaccactccacactcatatagTTCCAATCATTAAGTGTATTCTGTAGAgcaatacaccacctataaatgatatgaattggattaagagtttaactcaacctcactttgccttgcagtagttgcactatattcacacaccataggaAAGGAGATAATTTAATAGTGCACTTTTGATaaactaatgacttgttattacccattTGAATCTAATTCATGGAATCACCAATCACATAGGTTAGGTTACAATCATTGTTAATCTTCTCAAATGACAAAAGTCTCATTTGAGAAAATTACTGCAAGAATAACTTGTTGGTCTGCTAGATTGGTGTCTTATGCAGGAAGAGTTTGTATTGTTTGGTGTTCAAACCTAATGGGTCCAAATATTCATACTGCCCAAGAAGATAATGAAAATGATTGATGCATTGTGTAGATCATTCTTGTGGACAGGTGGTGCTGATATCTCAAAAAAGCTCTAGTCTCATGGGCAAAGATCTTTCAACCTCAAACTGCAGGTGGGCTGAACATACTTAAATTGGTTCTGTGGAACAAGGCTGCCATCATGAAACACGTGTGGGCTATTGATTTAAAAAAGATTGCTTATGGATTCGGTGGGTTAATGCACACTATATAAAGAACAGGACCCTTGAAAACTTTCCTATACCTAAGTCAGCTTCTTGGGTTGTGAGGAAGATACTACAAACTAGAGACCTGTTAATGCAACATGGAAAACTACAGGGTGACTTGACAACTACACTGTCTACAATGCATAGAATGGGTAAGTTTGAAATCCAGAAGGCTTACTTGCTTCTTCTGCCTCAATATCCAAGAGTAACCTGGAAGAGTGTGGTGCTTAACACAAATCTGCATCCTAGATTCAAGTTCATCATGTGGTTAGCTATTCAAAATAGGCTGACTACCATTGATCGACTCTTGAAGATTGGGATTGTAGTGCCTATTGAGTGTGCTTTCTAACTATCCATATCTAAAAAGTGTATAATTCTCGGCTAAACGACTTCAAGTTCATCCTGTGGTTAGCTATTCAAAATAGGCTGACTACTATTGATTGACTCTTGAAGATTGGGATTGTAGTGCCTACTGAGTGTGCTTTCTAACTATCCATATCTAAAAAGTGTATAATTCTCGGCTAAACGACTAATTTTGTTGAATCTTAATGATTGAGGTTTTAACTATTAAGTGCAtttgttcatttttattttttatatatatatatatatatatatatatatatatatatatatatatatatatatatatatatatatatataaaataaagctACGCATACACAAGACATATAGATATTCTATGTAATAAAAACTCAAAAATCACTCCTTTAACTCTCTTAAATATATTGAATTAATCATATTTA
The sequence above is a segment of the Lycium barbarum isolate Lr01 chromosome 6, ASM1917538v2, whole genome shotgun sequence genome. Coding sequences within it:
- the LOC132644385 gene encoding uncharacterized protein LOC132644385, with the translated sequence MLGLGLISIAGHATPSKELHWLLSAFAGIIMCKIVYQLTGAISPLFFTGYFKLDDQKKLEWNNRGFSTFHALLVAAASIYLLLESDLFLDGAQDELMINRTSAFSDTILGISTGYFLADLAMILYYFPALGGMEYVFHHGLSMFAIVQSLLSGQAQIYIFMVLFTESTTPFVNLRWYLDVAAQKNSKLYVCNGVALFLGWLVARIFLFLFLFYHMFSHFDQIKKVYPLGFYSLLTVPPVLALLNTVWFWKIAKGLIKTLRKARHSQ